A window of the Halobacterium hubeiense genome harbors these coding sequences:
- a CDS encoding A24 family peptidase C-terminal domain-containing protein: protein MDASIPDLLRLLVVPALGWAALRDLRTRRVPNGLWRPLVLLGVVLVVWEGYVAFGTPYVFQRFAIRVAFSILFVVPLAYAFWYIGGFGGADARAFMTLAVLYPTYPSYELLGYSLPVVETALGVFSLTILTNTVILGLAYPLVLGAQNALSREFSVVMFVGRRVPVGELTDTHGSLLETHDGFTRDGLDLDALRMYLRWRGLTLADLRENRELRDPDTLPDDPNDPTGGAVVADGSGDPWGAAAFLDDIEGSAYGTTPADLREGLDLIVDSEDVWVTPGVPFIIPLFVGLLVALTGGDVLFWVMDALGLVPA, encoded by the coding sequence GGACTTGCGGACGCGCCGCGTCCCGAACGGCCTCTGGCGGCCGCTGGTCCTGCTCGGCGTCGTCCTCGTCGTCTGGGAGGGCTACGTCGCGTTCGGGACGCCGTACGTCTTCCAGCGGTTCGCAATCCGCGTCGCGTTCAGCATCCTGTTCGTCGTCCCGCTGGCGTACGCGTTCTGGTACATCGGCGGGTTCGGCGGCGCCGACGCCCGCGCGTTTATGACGCTCGCCGTGTTGTACCCGACGTATCCGTCCTACGAGCTGCTGGGGTACTCGCTGCCCGTGGTGGAGACCGCGCTCGGCGTGTTCTCGCTGACGATTCTCACGAACACCGTCATCCTCGGGCTGGCGTACCCGCTCGTGCTCGGCGCCCAGAACGCCCTCTCGAGGGAGTTCTCCGTCGTGATGTTCGTCGGCCGCCGCGTCCCGGTCGGCGAACTCACTGACACCCACGGCAGCCTCCTCGAAACCCACGACGGCTTCACCCGGGACGGCCTCGACCTGGACGCGCTCCGGATGTACCTCCGGTGGCGCGGCCTCACGCTCGCGGACCTCCGCGAGAACCGCGAACTCCGTGACCCCGACACGCTCCCCGACGACCCCAACGACCCGACTGGTGGCGCGGTCGTCGCGGACGGCAGCGGCGACCCGTGGGGCGCCGCGGCGTTCCTCGACGACATCGAGGGCTCTGCGTACGGCACGACGCCAGCGGACCTCCGCGAGGGCCTCGACCTCATCGTCGACAGCGAGGACGTCTGGGTGACGCCGGGCGTCCCGTTCATTATCCCGCTGTTCGTCGGCCTGCTGGTCGCGCTGACGGGCGGGGACGTGCTCTTCTGGGTGATGGACGC